In one window of Euwallacea similis isolate ESF13 chromosome 4, ESF131.1, whole genome shotgun sequence DNA:
- the LOC136408270 gene encoding beta-glucuronidase-like: MIKVPPISLVAWAILALATFETEAGVLQVLSPSPTRDLIRLDGLWYFTINASHVPSIEEPQNQEINLMPVPSSYNDISTKLDVRDHAGAVWYKRSFFVPASWKDKKVWIRFGSVCYNASVLINGEVAVEHEIGHLPFAAEVSKFLKFGQGNEILVEVNNILTETTLPQGTLNTLISGRKKVSYTFDFFNYAGIDRPVYLYTTNEIYIDDIDIQTKLNGSNGLIDYNVTVIGGDSTIKYEINILDLKGDVAATSTAQNSTINVDNATLWWPYLMDENPGYLYTFEISIKSKDDVLLDYYKQKFGIRVLEYTNTSFTINGKNIYMRGFGKHEDSDIRGKGLDLPTILRDFNLIRWIGANSFRTSHYPYADEIMDLADQFGIMIIDEVPAVNTQNFNDQLLENHKRSLTELHKRDKNRPSVILWSIANEPVVGEAVSEDYYRQIQAHIKSLDTSRPITIANCYEYDKEYAAQFVDILGVNRYEAWYHDVGEIDGIYPRILEQAKGWHTKFNKPVIYTEYGADTEEGLSYLPSYVWSEEYQNDLISEHFKAFDELRNDEGWLIGEMIWCFADFRTDQTIQRVGGNKKGLFTRSRQPKQAAFRMRRRYWELAHNLNNVTLPEDLDPYIVHFTSSKDMNFKDEL, translated from the exons atgataaaagtaCCCCCAATCTCTCTTGTTGCATGGGCAATACTTGCACTTGCAACCTTTGAAACTGAAGCAGGAGTCCTGCAAGTTTTGTCCCCATCACCCACTAGAGACCTTATCAGGCTTGATGGTCTGTGGTACTTTACCATAAATGCCAGTCATGTTCCCTCAATTGAGGAG CCCCAAAATCAGGAAATAAATCTAATGCCAGTACCCTCAAGCTATAATGATATATCTACGAAACTGGATGTGAGAGATCATGCTGGAGCCGTTTGGTATAAGAGAAGTTTCTTTGTTCCCGCTTCCTGGAAAGATAAGAAAGTTTGGATTCGGTTTGGGTCTGTTTGTTATAATGCCTCCGTG TTGATTAATGGAGAAGTCGCTGTTGAGCATGAAATTGGACATCTCCCATTTGCAGCTgaagtttccaaatttttgaaatttggacaAGGCAATGAGATTTTAGTGGAAGTGAACAACATTTTGACTGAAACCACACTACCTCAGGGAAcattaaatactttaattaG TGGAAGGAAGAAAGTTTCGTACACCTTCGATTTCTTCAACTACGCGGGAATTGACAGGCCTGTATATCTCTATACGACCAACGAAATTTATATCGACGATATAGAcattcaaacaaaattaaatggcTCTAATG GCCTGATCGATTACAATGTGACAGTGATTGGAGGAGATTCTACCATTAAATATGAGATCAACATCCTGGATCTTAAAGGCGATGTGGCTGCTACCAGTACAGCCCAAAACAGCACTATAAATGTCGACAATGCTACTTTATGGTGGCCGTATTTGATGGATGAAAATCCTGGATACCTCTATACTTTTGAG atttctatAAAATCAAAAGATGATGTTTTACTGGATTActacaaacaaaaattcgGTATTAGAGTTCTGGAATACACAAACACCAGTTTCactataaatggaaaaaatatctaCATGAGAG GTTTTGGCAAGCATGAAGACTCAGATATTAGAGGCAAAGGCCTGGATTTGCCGACTATCCTCAgagatttcaatttaattaggTGGATTGGCGCAAATTCCTTCAGGACCTCTCACTATCCATATGCAGATGAAATTATGGATTTGGCGGATCAGTTTGGTATTATGATCATTGATGAAGTTCCAGCAGTCAATACTCa AAATTTTAACGATCAGCTTCTGGAAAACCATAAAAGGTCCCTTACAGAGCTGCATAAAAGGGACAAGAACAGACCTTCCGTGATTTTGTGGTCGATTGCCAATGAGCCTGTGGTAGGAGAAGCCGTTTCTGAAGATTATTATAG ACAAATTCAAGCCCATATAAAAAGCCTGGACACCTCAAGACCTATCACTATAGCAAATTGCTATGAATACGATAAGGAATATGCG gCCCAATTCGTAGATATCCTGGGGGTGAATAGATATGAAGCCTGGTATCACGATGTAGGAGAAATCGATGGGATTTATCCGAGAATTCTGGAACAGGCCAAAGGCTGGCACACAAAGTTCAACAAGCCTGTAATTTACACTGAATATGGAGCTGACACTGAAGAGGGATTGAGCTAT CTTCCAAGCTATGTTTGGTCCGAAGAATACCAAAACGACCTCATATCGGAGCACTTTAAAGCTTTTGATGAACTTAGGAATGATGAAGGATGGTTGATCGGGGAGATGATTTGGTGTTTTGCGGATTTCAGAACTGATCAAA CTATTCAAAGAGTGGGAGGAAACAAAAAAGGTCTCTTCACACGCAGTCGTCAACCTAAACAAGCAGCTTTCAGGATGAGAAGGAGATACTGGGAATTGGCTCATAATCTGAATAATGTTACTTTGCCCGAGGATTTAGACCCTTACATTGTGCATTTTACAAGTTCAaaagatatgaattttaaagatgAGTTGTAA